From Phalacrocorax carbo chromosome 6, bPhaCar2.1, whole genome shotgun sequence, a single genomic window includes:
- the SEMA3G gene encoding semaphorin-3G isoform X3, translating to MWAAVSVCWLGAALLAAGHSLPRLRLPYRELLGTNRSVLFFGHRGSLGFRSLYLDEYRDRLFIGGKDVLYSLLLDRASADAKEIYWPPLPGQTEECFRKGKDPGTDCANYVRVLHPYNRTHLLVCGTGAFHPICAFVYVGHRGEHTFSLDPASVETGRGRCPHEPSRTFASTVIGGELYAGLTADFLGRDPGIFRSTGTRSALRTEVDQRLLNDPKFVAAHLIPDNNDGDNDKAYFFFTEKVVEADSKEHAIVSRVARVCVNDAGGQRVLVNKWSTFNKARLVCSVPGPGGIDTHFDELEDVFLLRTKDGKSPEIYALFSTISHVFQGSAVCVYHMADIREVFNGPFAHRESPHHQWDAYEGRVPYPRPGVCPSKTTNQPRRQYGTTKDFPDEVLHFARAHPLMYKPVYPRHRQPLLVKTDLPHHLRQLVVDRVEAEDGQHDVLFLGTDAGSVLKVVVLQKTSLATTEDVVLEELQVFKVPVPITQMEISIKRQMLYVGSSLGVAQVRLHQCESYGTACAECCLARDPYCAWDGTACTRYQPSGKRRYRRQDVRHGNPVHQCLDQNLTVDDYESVEEKVLYGAEDNSTFLECVPRSPQASVQWFVQRPPNEQRDEVKTDERILQTEQGLLFRKLHRHDAGVYYCKTLEHGFTQMVAKMALEVIASEQLAHTFHRDRGDKPQRMPCPEPRLVPQAPKTWFKDIMHLINSQNLQQVEEYCARLWCSSRPHHRKSKLAQAKHALASVDVGKKGQMTKPHSGKNRMPRQASAT from the exons ATGTGGGCGGCGGTGTCGGTGTGCTGGCTGGGGGCTGCGCTGCTGGCGGCGGGGCACAGCCTGCCCCGGCTCCGCCTGCCCTACCGCG AGCTTTTGGGCACCAACCGTTCTGTCCTCTTCTTTGGCCACCGAGGCTCTCTGGGCTTCCGCTCCCTCTACTTGGATGAGTACCGTGACCGGCTCTTCATTGGGGGGAAGGATGTGCTCTACTCCCTGCTCCTGGACAGGGCCAGTGCAGACGCCAAGGAG ATCTACTGGCCACCCCTCCCTGGACAGACAGAAGAGTGTTTTCGGAAGGGGAAGGACCCAGGG ACTGACTGTGCCAACTATGTCCGCGTGCTGCACCCCTACAATCGGACGCACTTGCTGGTCTGCGGGACAGGTGCCTTCCACCCCATCTGTGCCTTTGTCTACGTGGGGCACCGCGGAGAG CACACCTTCAGCCTGGACCCTGCCAGTGTGGAGACCGGCCGGGGCAGGTGCCCGCATGAGCCCAGCCGCACTTTCGCCAGCACTGTCATTG GTGGGGAGCTGTATGCTGGCCTCACTGCAGACTTCTTGGGCCGCGATCCTGGCATCTTCCGCAGCACTGGGACCCGCTCTGCCTTGCGCACTGAGGTGGACCAGCGCTTACTCAATG ACCCCAAATTTGTGGCAGCCCACTTGATCCCAGACAACAATGACGGGGACAACGACAAAGCCTATTTCTTCTTCACGGAAAAGGTGGTGGAGGCAGACAGCAAAGAGCATGCCATCGTCAGCCGGGTGGCACGGGTCTGCGTG AATGATGCTGGTGGCCAGAGGGTGCTGGTCAACAAGTGGAGTACCTTCAACAAAGCCCGGCTGGTGTGCTCTGTCCCTGGCCCCGGTGGCATCGACACACACTTTGATGAGCTGG AGGATGTCTTCTTGCTGAGGACAAAGGATGGGAAGAGCCCGGAGATCTATGCCCTCTTCAGCACCATCAG CCATGTCTTCCAGGGTTCCGCTGTCTGTGTGTACCACATGGCCGACATCCGGGAGGTCTTCAACGGGCCCTTCGCCCACCGGGAGAGTCCCCACCACCAGTGGGACGCTTACGAGGGCAGGGTGCCCTACCCACGGCCGGGCGTG TGTCCCAGCAAGACCACCAACCAGCCCCGGCGGCAGTACGGCACCACCAAGGACTTCCCTGACGAGGTGCTGCACTTCGCTCGTGCTCACCCCCTCATGTACAAGCCTGTGTACccccggcaccgccagcccctcCTGGTGAAGACTGACCTGCCCCACCACCTGCGCCAGCTCGTGGTGGACCGGGTGGAGGCCGAGGATGGGCAGCACGATGTCCTCTTCCTCGGGACAG ATGCTGGCTCGGTGCTGAAAGTTGTGGTCCTGCAGAAGACAAGCTTGGCCACAACTGAGGATGTTGtcctggaggagctgcaggtTTTTAAG GTGCCTGTGCCCATCACCCAGATGGAGATCTCCATCAAGCGT CAAATGCTCTACGTGGGCTCCAGCCTGGGGGTGGCCCAGGTACGGCTGCACCAGTGTGAAAGCTATGGCACGGCTTGTGCTGAATGCTGCCTGGCCAGGGATCCCTACTGTGCCTGGGACGGCACTGCCTGCACCCGCTACCAGCCCTCTGGCAAGCGCCGCTATCGCCGCCAGGACGTCCGCCATGGCAACCCTGTGCACCAGTGTCTGGACCAGAACCTGACTG TGGATGATTATGAGAGCGTTGAGGAGAAGGTGCTTTATGGGGCGGAAGACAACAGCACCTTCCTGGAGTGTGTGCCCCGGTCCCCGCAGGCCAGCGTGCAGTGGTTTGTCCAGAGGCCCCCCAATGAGCAGCGGGATGAG GTGAAGACGGATGAACGGATCCTGCAGACGGAGCAAGGGCTGCTTTTCCGCAAGCTGCACCGCCACGATGCTGGTGTCTACTACTGCAAAACACTGGAGCACGGCTTCACCCAGATGGTGGCCAAGATGGCCTTGGAGGTGATTGCCAGTGAGCAGCTGGCACACACCTTCCACAGGGATCGGGGTGATAAGCCCCAGCGCATGCCTTGCCCTGAGCCCCGACTGGTGCCACAGGCTCCTAAAACCTGGTTCAAGGACATCATGCACCTCATCAACTCCCAAAACCTGCAGCAGGTGGAGGAGTACTGCGCCCGCCTCTGGTGCagcagccgcccccaccaccgCAAGAGCAAGCTGGCCCAGGCCAAGCATGCCCTGGCCAGCGTGGATGTGGGCAAGAAGGGACAGATGACCAAACCCCACAGTGGGAAGAACCGTATGCCCCGGCAAGCATCGGCCACTTAG